A part of Rhinolophus ferrumequinum isolate MPI-CBG mRhiFer1 chromosome 11, mRhiFer1_v1.p, whole genome shotgun sequence genomic DNA contains:
- the LOC117030888 gene encoding olfactory receptor 5T1-like: protein MKMSQLTSDLDLNRIQMKNVTEVTVFILMGFTDGFEVQVFLFLLFLAIYLFTLIGNLGMVLLVIGDSRLHNPMYYFLSVLSFLDACYSSVVTPKMLVNFLKENAVISYLGCVAQMFLFVTFGTTECFLLAAMAYDRYVAIYNPLLYSVSMSPRVYVPLIIASYVGGILHASIHTVATFSLSFCASNEIRHVFCDIPPLLAISCSDTHTNQLLLFYFVGSIEIVTILIVLISYGFILLAILRMHSAEGRRKVFSTCGSHLTGVSIDHGTILFMYVRPSSSYALDHDMIVSTFYTIVIPMLNPIIYSLRNKDVKEAMKRVFGKNGWINKVSFYSKK, encoded by the coding sequence atgaaaatgtcacagTTGACATCAGATTTAGATTTAAACAGGATTCAGATGAAAAATGTAACTGAAGTCACTGTGTTTATATTGATGGGCTTCACAGATGGTTTTGAGGTACAAGTCttcctatttttactttttctagcaATCTATCTTTTTACTCTGATAGGAAATTTGGGAATGGTTTTATTGGTCATTGGGGATTCTCGGCTCCACAATCCTATGTACTATTTTCTTAGTGTGTTATCATTCTTGGATGCCTGTTATTCTTCAGTTGTCACTCCAAAAATGTTAGTCAATTTCCTGAAAGAGAATGCAGTCATTTCCTATCTTGGATGTGTAGCACAAATGTTTCTCTTTGTTACTTTTGGGACCACGGAGTGCTTTCTCTTGGCTGCAATGGCATATGATCGCTATGTAGCAATCTACAACCCTCTCCTGTATTCAGTTAGCATGTCACCCAGAGTCTATGTACCACTCATCATTGCCTCCTATGTTGGTGGCATTTTGCATGCTTCTATACACACAGTGGCTACATTTAGCCTCTCTTTCTGTGCATCCAATGAAATTAGACATGTCTTTTGTGACATCCCTCCTCTCCTTGCTATTTCTTGTTCTGACACGCACACAAACCAGCTTCTCCTCTTCTACTTTGTGGGCTCTATTGAGATAGTCACTATCCTGATTGTCCTGATCTCCTATGGTTTCATTCTGTTGGCCATTCTGAGGATGCATTCTGctgaagggaggagaaaagtcTTTTCTACATGTGGCTCTCACCTAACTGGAGTGTCCATTGATCATGGAACCATCCTCTTCATGTACGTGAGACCAAGTTCCAGCTACGCTTTGGACCACGACATGATAGTGTCGACATTTTACACCATTGTGATTCCCATGCTGAATCCCATCATCTATAGTTTGAGGAACAAAGACGTAAAAGAGGCAATGAAAAGAGTGTTTGGTAAAAATGGGTGGATCAATAAAGTATCTTtctacagtaaaaaataa